A genome region from Fundidesulfovibrio putealis DSM 16056 includes the following:
- a CDS encoding SU10 major capsid protein — translation MQGATARTAPSRLSNYCQILEDSFKISGTLDAVTP, via the coding sequence ATACAGGGTGCCACCGCCCGCACCGCCCCGTCGCGGCTCTCCAACTACTGCCAGATCCTTGAGGACTCCTTCAAGATCTCCGGCACCCTGGACGCCGTGACCCC